Within Wyeomyia smithii strain HCP4-BCI-WySm-NY-G18 chromosome 2, ASM2978416v1, whole genome shotgun sequence, the genomic segment tgccgaaatttcagttaggttgaaccgagattcacgaaaaaatgtgacagctgtcattaatttttaaaccgagcactcagtggtgccgttctcggcaaaaattaccgagacccggcaataaattttaagtgtgttatttgtttgcAATGTAATTTTACCTTCTATGTTATATCCGTAAGGGTCCTTTGGAGGCATTTTACAATTTATATTAAGCTTTTTTTTAGTTCGCtaataaaaactttaaaaaccGATAGAAATCGATGCATCGCTTGCAATTACGTTGCATGTAAATTTTATTCGTATTACCAAATTAGGCTGTGCATCATTTGTGTCACCCCTCGGTTTTCAAAATCCAGCACCAGTGCCTGCGCATTTCACCGGCATCAACTGTCAAAACTCAAAACATCTGAACGAGAAAATTTGTAGAAAGGCACGCTCTCGCTTGATTTGTAAAATACGTTTGTAAAGTATAGTTTGTATTTTGTTTATCATTTGTATTTtgtaatttcaaaaatttctggTATTACTAAGTCATGTTAATATACCATATCTATTTACAGGTCGCGAAAATAGGTATTGTCAGCTTGTAAAGCTTACCAGTAAAGTAcgtcaagttttatttttgttcagcAGTGCACAGCTGGTCAGAGCCAGTAGGAgaaagaaggaaaaaaatctaGTTCACCGGGTCACCAACAAATCGACTAGCCGTCACGGAACTATGACAAACCAGTACGTTAGCCCGCTATCGATAGCAGTAATTTGCTCCTCCAATATGAACCGATCGATGGAAGCGCACGGATTTCTGGCGAAGAAACGCTTTAAAGTACGCTCGTTCGGAACCGGTGACAAGGTGAAGCTACCCGGTACGGCGGCCGATAAACCAAACATCTACGAGTTCGGTACCAGCTACGATGAAATCTACACCGATCTGGCCAGCAAAGACAAGCAATAGTATCCTTTTGTTGGTGTTGATTatatggttgttttttttttcaggatgcTTAGAACTTTTAGGTTTATTTCGTTTCAGGATTCGATTCTAGGATGTTAAACTCGAAGCATGTGAATGCACGTGTTTGAAGTAGACATACTGAAGCTTCATAATTTTCGAAATGATCTTTTTTCTGAATATTAGGTTATCAAATATTCATATCTTAAATCCTGCAGGTTTGGTTATGTTAAGCCTGGCGGTAATAGTGGCGCCATCTGGTTGCACATAGCATATGTTGATTAATTTTCTATCATTCCATGGGCTGCGTCCTGGCTAGTTAGCCCAGTAAAATTGGCAATTCTCAATCACTATTTTtacatttaaaattaaatttcctacaaatattttaatttcagtCAGCATTTTCACTCAAGTATCAACCTTAACTAATCAAAAACAGCTACACCCAAAACggtttgttacatatgttagatcgtAACAGGCGAATCAAAGCTTATCCGGAAAAGTTTCAAACATGTTCGGAGCGGTTCGATGTTCTGGTCACTTGCGAGGAACGTGTTTATGATCAGGTTAGCAATCGAAAGACTTCGTTAGGTAGTTTGgctaaccttttttttttttgttaaattagGTAATCGAATTTATGGAATCGAGAAGCCCATCCTGCAATCTGCCGGTGCATGTGATCAATATTGATATTCAGGACAACCACGAGGAAGCGACGCTCGGTGCGTTTATAATCTGTGATCTGATAACGATGGTAAGTGGAATCGTTTTGCTGGTATCGAGTTTTCGAGTTAGATTGCGGAGAGCAAGTAAAAAAGAATGCGGCCACAACGACGGTTGCACAGCTCAA encodes:
- the LOC129725354 gene encoding RNA polymerase II subunit A C-terminal domain phosphatase SSU72; its protein translation is MTNQYVSPLSIAVICSSNMNRSMEAHGFLAKKRFKVRSFGTGDKVKLPGTAADKPNIYEFGTSYDEIYTDLASKDKQYYTQNGLLHMLDRNRRIKAYPEKFQTCSERFDVLVTCEERVYDQVIEFMESRSPSCNLPVHVINIDIQDNHEEATLGAFIICDLITMMAQTEDLDNDIDELLHDFESKCQRSVLHCVLFY